Proteins from one Catenuloplanes atrovinosus genomic window:
- a CDS encoding extracellular solute-binding protein translates to MIGKALSRRHLLGLGVGAGAATALAACGSAGPGSAGGSSAATYWSLSGPPGEPARKAAIDRFNAANPDTKIAPLFFQNDAFKQKIKTSIGAGEGPTLVWGWGGGTLRSYVKAGQVDDLTDWFTQNPAIKDKLFPTSFAAGTVDGKIYGMPHESVQPILLYWNKNVFEQVGAEPPQSWGDIMALVPKFNAAGIAPFALGGQSRWTNMMWLELLLDRAAGPEVFDQVFAGEPNAWSHPAVLEMLNRVKQLVDAKGFIQGFSSIAADTHADQALLHTGRAAMMVHGSWSYGIQATQGGDFVKNGGLGYMNFPPVEGGKGDPTNQVGNPGHYLSIASNATPEAKEVGKKFLATLVDDKEPGEWIKTGNVPIIKGSDAQFAGQPNGEFLKFVYDLSINAKVFAQSWDQALSPTAAETLLDNIAKLFQGQVSPQQWVDNMNAVIGK, encoded by the coding sequence ATGATCGGTAAAGCCTTGTCCCGTCGTCACCTCCTCGGCCTCGGCGTCGGAGCCGGTGCGGCCACCGCGCTGGCCGCGTGCGGGTCCGCCGGCCCCGGCTCGGCCGGCGGCTCCAGCGCCGCCACCTACTGGTCGCTGAGCGGCCCGCCCGGCGAGCCGGCCCGCAAGGCGGCGATCGACCGGTTCAACGCGGCCAACCCGGACACCAAGATCGCACCGCTGTTCTTCCAGAACGACGCGTTCAAGCAGAAGATCAAGACCTCGATCGGCGCGGGCGAGGGCCCCACGCTGGTCTGGGGCTGGGGCGGCGGCACGCTCCGGTCCTACGTCAAGGCCGGCCAGGTGGACGACCTGACCGACTGGTTCACGCAGAACCCGGCCATCAAGGACAAGCTGTTCCCCACCTCGTTCGCGGCCGGCACGGTGGACGGCAAGATCTACGGGATGCCGCACGAGAGCGTGCAGCCGATCCTGCTCTACTGGAACAAGAACGTCTTCGAGCAGGTCGGCGCGGAGCCGCCGCAGTCGTGGGGCGACATCATGGCGCTGGTGCCGAAATTCAACGCGGCCGGCATCGCGCCGTTCGCGCTCGGCGGCCAGTCCCGGTGGACCAACATGATGTGGCTGGAGCTGCTGCTCGACCGCGCCGCCGGTCCCGAGGTCTTCGACCAGGTCTTCGCGGGCGAGCCGAACGCGTGGTCCCACCCGGCCGTGCTGGAGATGCTCAACCGGGTCAAGCAACTCGTCGACGCGAAGGGCTTCATCCAGGGCTTCTCGTCGATCGCCGCGGACACCCACGCCGACCAGGCGCTGCTGCACACCGGCCGGGCCGCGATGATGGTGCACGGCTCCTGGTCGTACGGCATCCAAGCCACCCAGGGCGGCGACTTCGTCAAGAACGGCGGCCTCGGCTACATGAACTTCCCGCCGGTCGAGGGCGGCAAGGGCGACCCGACGAACCAGGTCGGCAACCCGGGCCACTACCTGTCGATCGCCTCCAACGCCACCCCGGAGGCGAAGGAGGTGGGGAAGAAGTTCCTCGCCACCCTGGTCGACGACAAGGAACCCGGCGAATGGATCAAGACGGGCAACGTACCGATCATCAAGGGCAGCGACGCCCAGTTCGCCGGCCAGCCGAACGGCGAGTTCCTCAAGTTCGTCTACGACCTCTCGATCAACGCCAAGGTGTTCGCCCAGTCCTGGGACCAGGCGCTGAGCCCGACCGCGGCGGAGACGCTGCTGGACAACATCGCCAAGCTTTTCCAGGGACAGGTCAGCCCGCAGCAGTGGGTCGACAACATGAACGCGGTCATCGGCAAATGA
- a CDS encoding TetR/AcrR family transcriptional regulator, whose protein sequence is MSAGPSAATRPRNRKQLIVEAAGQVFTERGYHAASMEEIAGAVGITAAALYRHFPNKYALFAACADGMVDRLAAAVDGAPPDAPLRDLLTAIVAVTVAHRASGGLYRWEARYLERADRRRVRARFAHVVARVTEAVRREYPLPEERLRAVAALGAIGSVTMHRTSIAPRRIDELLPAAALRVAATDPASAAGSADAVELPARPVPRTRRAEILAAAVPLFARDGFATVTNGQIAAAVGLAPSAIYRHYPGKVDILVAACLQAADLLAQAVDRSLRRSAGPESAVRALTAAYVAYSFEHNALNSVAEAEVRGLPADVRRPLIVAQREHIAVWERQLRAARPELDARQARLLVHAAFGVVVEAGRALRWQDTPGNRDAVTALAAGALL, encoded by the coding sequence GTGAGCGCCGGGCCGTCCGCGGCCACCCGCCCGCGCAACCGCAAGCAGCTCATCGTCGAGGCGGCGGGCCAGGTCTTCACGGAGCGCGGCTACCACGCGGCCTCGATGGAGGAGATCGCCGGCGCGGTCGGGATCACGGCCGCCGCCCTCTACCGCCACTTCCCGAACAAGTACGCGCTGTTCGCCGCGTGTGCGGACGGCATGGTGGACCGGCTCGCCGCCGCGGTGGACGGCGCGCCACCGGACGCACCGCTGCGCGACCTGCTCACCGCGATCGTGGCGGTCACGGTCGCGCACCGTGCCTCGGGCGGGCTCTACCGGTGGGAGGCCCGCTACCTCGAGCGGGCCGACCGGCGGCGGGTGCGGGCCCGGTTCGCGCACGTCGTGGCGCGGGTGACGGAGGCGGTGCGGCGCGAGTACCCGCTGCCCGAGGAGCGGCTGCGCGCGGTGGCCGCGCTCGGTGCGATCGGCTCCGTCACCATGCACCGCACCTCGATCGCGCCGCGCCGGATCGACGAGCTGCTGCCGGCCGCCGCGCTCCGGGTGGCCGCCACCGACCCGGCCTCGGCCGCGGGCAGCGCGGACGCGGTGGAGTTGCCCGCCCGGCCGGTGCCGCGCACCCGGCGGGCCGAGATCCTCGCGGCGGCCGTGCCGCTGTTCGCCCGGGACGGCTTCGCCACCGTCACCAACGGGCAGATCGCGGCCGCGGTGGGATTGGCGCCGTCCGCGATCTACCGGCACTATCCCGGCAAGGTGGACATCCTGGTCGCCGCGTGCCTGCAGGCGGCGGACCTGCTGGCCCAGGCTGTGGACCGCAGCCTGCGGCGGTCCGCCGGGCCCGAGTCCGCGGTGCGCGCGCTGACCGCGGCGTACGTGGCCTACAGCTTCGAGCACAACGCGCTGAACAGCGTGGCCGAGGCGGAGGTGCGCGGGCTGCCGGCCGACGTGCGGCGCCCGCTGATCGTGGCGCAGCGCGAGCACATCGCGGTGTGGGAGCGGCAGTTGCGGGCGGCGCGCCCGGAGCTGGACGCGCGGCAGGCCCGGCTGCTGGTGCACGCCGCGTTCGGCGTGGTGGTCGAGGCCGGGCGCGCCCTGCGCTGGCAGGACACGCCCGGAAACCGCGACGCGGTCACGGCGCTGGCGGCCGGCGCACTGCTGTAG
- a CDS encoding oxygenase MpaB family protein → MENLNRRRVLTLGAALGLTGVAAPSTAWAWSSAGSIAGTDAVTDPWGVWDDATDPLVAALLDRGAIPGVNAAMETWVRNGDPLPAAFPADLTTYLQRVNRLPAWADQAMLGRAARFNERMGMYLFLLYGLGSGIMSTVIPREARNVYWSEGGSDMKARAAKTFTYGYDLSAADAFQPSGHFIVTSNKTRLTHAAVRHLLPRSAPWRAVTDDQDFIPISNGDILITFHSLGTYVYGKLKSWGIRMSATEEAAYLHQWQVALHLLGVRDEFIPASWAAAQQQSAYALTPLLAPTPEGVDLAEILLGLTARIDLGVTRGFLNEFVRYVLSDRIGDWLGLRRDLAARTLIEVGWPAYVLFREGLSPIVPEGFSTFDRFVRALAMLFLSNGTSATYTPITIPTANRPGT, encoded by the coding sequence ATGGAGAATCTCAACAGAAGACGCGTCCTCACGCTCGGCGCCGCGCTCGGCCTGACCGGCGTGGCCGCGCCGTCCACCGCCTGGGCGTGGTCGTCCGCCGGCTCGATCGCCGGCACCGACGCGGTCACCGACCCGTGGGGCGTCTGGGACGACGCCACCGATCCGCTCGTCGCCGCACTGCTCGACCGCGGCGCGATCCCGGGCGTCAACGCCGCCATGGAGACCTGGGTCAGGAACGGCGATCCGCTGCCCGCCGCGTTCCCCGCCGACCTCACCACCTACCTCCAGCGGGTCAACCGGCTGCCCGCATGGGCCGACCAGGCCATGCTCGGCCGGGCCGCCCGCTTCAACGAGCGCATGGGGATGTACCTGTTCCTTCTCTACGGGCTGGGCAGCGGCATCATGAGCACGGTGATCCCGCGCGAGGCGCGCAACGTCTACTGGTCCGAGGGCGGCTCGGACATGAAGGCCCGCGCGGCCAAGACCTTCACCTACGGCTACGACCTGAGCGCGGCCGACGCGTTCCAGCCGTCCGGTCACTTCATCGTCACCTCGAACAAGACGCGCCTGACCCACGCCGCGGTCCGGCACCTGCTGCCGCGGTCCGCCCCGTGGCGGGCGGTCACCGACGATCAGGACTTCATCCCGATCAGCAACGGCGACATCCTGATCACCTTCCACAGCCTCGGGACGTACGTGTACGGAAAGCTCAAGTCCTGGGGCATCCGGATGTCCGCCACGGAGGAGGCCGCCTACCTGCATCAGTGGCAGGTCGCGCTGCACCTGCTGGGCGTGCGGGACGAGTTCATCCCGGCGAGCTGGGCCGCCGCGCAGCAGCAGTCGGCGTACGCGCTGACGCCGCTGCTCGCGCCCACGCCCGAGGGCGTGGACCTGGCGGAGATCCTGCTCGGCCTGACCGCACGGATCGACCTGGGCGTCACCCGCGGCTTCCTCAACGAGTTCGTGCGCTACGTGCTCAGCGACCGGATCGGCGACTGGCTGGGCCTGCGGCGCGACCTGGCCGCGCGCACACTGATCGAGGTGGGCTGGCCGGCGTACGTGCTGTTCCGTGAGGGCCTGTCGCCGATCGTGCCGGAGGGGTTCTCCACGTTCGACCGGTTCGTGCGCGCCCTGGCGATGCTGTTCCTCAGCAACGGCACCTCCGCGACGTACACGCCGATCACCATCCCCACGGCCAACCGGCCCGGCACCTAG
- a CDS encoding TetR/AcrR family transcriptional regulator, with protein MPSADRRLQPRRKPRQVRAELTRERILAAAAHVFAEHGYAAGTTNRIAERARVSIGSLYQYFPNKDAILAALLVRHIDRGSWPEASRLDMSPGTLEATVRALVRDAIDAHRDDPQLLRIMIEEAPLSQELLDAVDRHGRTRVAELRELLGRHPDVRVRDLDVAAELILFTVEINTHKLMAAPRAIPVETFARELVDMVTRYLRGDIDPCR; from the coding sequence ATGCCGTCGGCCGACCGCCGTCTTCAACCACGTCGCAAGCCCCGGCAGGTGCGCGCGGAGCTCACCCGCGAGCGCATCCTCGCCGCGGCTGCTCACGTTTTCGCCGAGCACGGATACGCCGCCGGCACCACGAACCGCATCGCCGAGCGCGCCCGCGTCTCGATCGGCTCGCTGTACCAGTACTTTCCGAACAAGGACGCGATCCTGGCCGCGCTGCTGGTCCGGCACATCGACCGCGGTAGCTGGCCGGAGGCGAGCCGCCTGGACATGTCGCCCGGCACGCTGGAGGCGACCGTGCGGGCACTGGTCCGCGACGCGATCGACGCGCACCGCGACGACCCCCAGTTGCTGCGCATCATGATCGAGGAGGCGCCACTGTCCCAGGAGCTGCTGGACGCGGTGGACCGGCACGGGCGCACCCGCGTGGCCGAGCTGCGCGAGCTGCTCGGCCGGCACCCGGACGTGCGCGTGCGCGACCTGGACGTCGCGGCCGAGCTGATCCTGTTCACGGTGGAGATCAACACGCACAAGCTGATGGCCGCGCCGCGCGCCATCCCGGTCGAGACGTTCGCGCGCGAGCTGGTCGACATGGTGACCCGCTACCTGCGCGGCGACATCGACCCTTGCCGATAG
- a CDS encoding 2Fe-2S iron-sulfur cluster-binding protein: MSWENKTLLDARRLTTATQVETLVGRPAAAVMLKQISELDEGCRTVLARSPIAAFGYRDADGTGRTTFVGGAPGFARVHSPTRISFPLPGPGAADGPVSMFFLLPGVGEVLRVNGTATRRRGAETTVDVEQAYVHCAQAVLRSRLWQPPAPPGPLAEVPGDGPLSRPGVAEFLAASPFLALSSWDGGRGSDTSPRGDQPVVARILDGRTLLIPDRKGNKRADTLHNLLEDDRISLAALVPGRSGVLHVRGRGVITDEPALLETVALRGMPPHAALLIDVEHAEVTGNDAVARSRMWNPESHPGRGAAPDLMVMASEHLAIGTANAKGGPTAFLLRAIGAIPGVSRLLRLVMDRAYRSGLRKEGYDDVRTGGARRDEPGTTVESPLREVRVTEVRRETPSAVTLVLEDAGERRAAFDFRPGQFFTLVADVDGRPVRRAYSASSAPGAERLEITVKQVAGGRFSTHAHRGIGVGDRLAVRGPSGTFHAGARPPADAVLVAAGSGITPMMSMIRTWLADRDGDGRIALLYSSRAEEEIIFGDELARLAASAPGRLTVTHVLTRRDGRLDADGVRRWVTALSPAAGAHYFVCGPEPLMEAVRQVLSALDVPDALVHHERYTSAPEDAAVTTVPQKMIVEEDGRTIGTVVVEPGQTLLDAGLAAGLPMPYSCTVGTCGECMVRLRGGEVTQGRPNCLTPEQRADGYVLACVGCPLSTVTVDVAGH, from the coding sequence ATGAGCTGGGAAAACAAGACTCTTCTGGACGCGCGTCGGCTGACCACGGCGACGCAGGTGGAGACGCTCGTGGGCCGGCCGGCGGCGGCCGTCATGTTGAAGCAGATCAGCGAGCTGGACGAGGGCTGCCGGACCGTGCTGGCCCGGTCGCCGATCGCGGCTTTCGGCTACCGGGACGCCGACGGCACCGGCCGGACCACGTTCGTCGGGGGTGCGCCCGGGTTCGCGCGCGTGCACTCGCCCACCCGGATCTCGTTCCCGCTGCCCGGCCCCGGCGCGGCGGACGGCCCGGTCTCGATGTTCTTCCTGCTGCCCGGCGTCGGTGAGGTGCTGCGCGTCAACGGCACCGCCACCCGGCGCCGCGGCGCGGAGACCACGGTGGACGTCGAGCAGGCGTACGTGCACTGCGCGCAGGCCGTGCTCCGGTCGCGCCTGTGGCAGCCGCCGGCCCCGCCCGGCCCGCTCGCGGAGGTCCCGGGCGACGGCCCGCTGAGCCGGCCCGGCGTCGCGGAGTTCCTGGCCGCGTCGCCGTTCCTGGCGCTGTCGAGCTGGGACGGCGGGCGCGGCAGCGACACCAGCCCGCGCGGCGACCAGCCGGTGGTGGCGCGGATTCTGGACGGCCGCACGCTGCTCATCCCGGACCGCAAGGGCAACAAGCGCGCGGACACGCTGCACAACCTGCTGGAGGACGACCGGATCTCGCTGGCCGCGCTGGTGCCGGGCCGCAGCGGTGTGCTGCACGTGCGCGGTCGTGGCGTGATCACCGACGAGCCGGCGCTGCTGGAGACGGTGGCGCTGCGCGGCATGCCGCCGCACGCGGCGCTGCTCATCGACGTCGAGCACGCGGAGGTGACCGGCAACGACGCGGTGGCCCGCTCCCGCATGTGGAACCCGGAGTCGCACCCGGGCCGCGGCGCGGCGCCGGACCTGATGGTGATGGCGAGCGAGCACCTGGCGATCGGCACCGCGAACGCGAAGGGCGGGCCGACCGCGTTCCTGCTGAGGGCGATCGGCGCGATCCCCGGCGTGTCGCGGCTGCTGCGCCTGGTGATGGACCGCGCCTACCGGTCCGGGCTGCGCAAGGAGGGCTACGACGACGTGCGGACCGGCGGCGCGCGCCGCGACGAGCCGGGTACCACGGTGGAGAGCCCGCTCCGCGAGGTGCGGGTGACGGAGGTACGCCGGGAGACGCCGAGCGCGGTGACGCTGGTGCTGGAGGACGCCGGCGAGCGCCGCGCCGCGTTCGACTTCCGGCCCGGGCAGTTCTTCACGCTGGTCGCGGACGTCGACGGCCGGCCGGTGCGGCGGGCCTACTCGGCCTCGTCCGCGCCGGGCGCGGAGCGGCTGGAGATCACGGTCAAGCAGGTGGCGGGCGGCCGGTTCTCCACGCATGCGCACCGCGGGATCGGCGTGGGGGACCGGCTGGCGGTCCGCGGCCCGTCCGGCACGTTCCACGCCGGCGCCCGCCCGCCGGCCGATGCGGTGCTGGTGGCCGCGGGCAGCGGCATCACGCCGATGATGAGCATGATCCGCACGTGGCTGGCGGACCGGGACGGCGACGGCCGGATCGCGCTGCTCTACAGCAGCCGCGCCGAGGAGGAGATCATCTTCGGTGACGAACTGGCCCGGCTGGCCGCGTCGGCGCCCGGCCGGCTGACGGTCACGCACGTGCTGACGCGGCGGGACGGGCGGCTGGACGCGGACGGGGTGCGCCGCTGGGTGACCGCGCTGTCCCCGGCGGCGGGCGCGCACTACTTCGTCTGCGGGCCGGAGCCGCTGATGGAGGCGGTCCGCCAGGTGCTGTCCGCATTGGACGTGCCGGACGCGCTGGTGCACCACGAGCGCTACACCAGCGCGCCGGAGGACGCTGCCGTGACCACCGTGCCGCAGAAGATGATCGTCGAGGAGGACGGGCGGACGATCGGCACCGTGGTGGTCGAGCCGGGGCAGACCCTGCTCGACGCGGGACTCGCGGCGGGGCTGCCGATGCCGTACTCCTGCACGGTCGGCACCTGCGGCGAGTGCATGGTGCGGCTGCGCGGCGGCGAGGTCACCCAGGGCCGGCCGAACTGCCTCACGCCGGAACAGCGCGCGGACGGGTACGTCCTGGCGTGTGTGGGATGCCCACTGTCGACGGTCACGGTGGACGTCGCGGGACATTGA
- the egtA gene encoding ergothioneine biosynthesis glutamate--cysteine ligase EgtA: MSELLAISDAAEHVSGICFKTGPPRRIGVELEWTVHPTESPHTPLDLDRLREALGPHAPATLGNPTPEKLPGGGTVTVEPGGQVELSSAPAATLADLHTAVEEGRAHLAGRLARSGLALGDAGLDPHRPPRRLLHTPRYGAMQRLFDRRGDHGRIMMCSTAGLQVCLDAGRPEDVARRWAAVHELGPPLLAAFATSRFRAGRDTGWASGRMAAWFSMEPGLTRPVGTGADPARLWAAYALAAPLLCLRRDDGDWDAPPGLTFAGWIRGRLPRPPTVEDLEYHLGTLFPPVRPRGYLEIRYLDAQPGDEWIAPAAVLAALLDDAVLDRARDLAAPARDRWLDAAREGLAHPEIGTAASHLLDLACRHLYRTGLPAHLRDRVAGIAGRRLSAQHRKEPQT, from the coding sequence ATGTCCGAACTGCTCGCGATCTCGGATGCCGCGGAGCACGTCAGCGGCATCTGCTTCAAGACCGGGCCGCCCCGGCGGATCGGCGTCGAACTCGAATGGACCGTCCACCCCACCGAATCCCCGCACACCCCGCTCGATCTCGACCGGCTGCGGGAGGCGCTCGGGCCTCACGCACCCGCCACGCTCGGTAATCCCACGCCGGAGAAGCTGCCCGGCGGCGGCACCGTCACCGTCGAACCCGGCGGGCAGGTCGAGCTCTCCTCCGCCCCGGCCGCCACGCTCGCGGACCTGCACACCGCCGTCGAGGAGGGCCGCGCCCACCTCGCCGGCCGTCTCGCCCGGTCCGGCCTCGCGCTCGGCGACGCCGGCCTCGATCCCCACCGGCCGCCGCGCCGGCTGCTGCACACCCCCCGGTACGGGGCCATGCAGCGCCTCTTCGACCGGCGCGGCGACCACGGGCGGATCATGATGTGCAGTACCGCCGGGCTCCAGGTCTGCCTGGACGCGGGCCGGCCGGAGGACGTGGCCCGGCGCTGGGCCGCGGTGCACGAGCTCGGCCCGCCGCTGCTGGCCGCGTTCGCCACCTCCCGGTTCCGGGCCGGCCGGGACACCGGCTGGGCCAGCGGGCGGATGGCGGCCTGGTTCAGCATGGAGCCGGGGCTCACCCGCCCGGTCGGCACCGGCGCCGACCCGGCACGCCTCTGGGCCGCGTACGCGCTCGCCGCGCCGCTGCTCTGCCTGCGCCGCGACGACGGCGACTGGGACGCGCCGCCCGGGCTGACCTTCGCCGGCTGGATCCGCGGCCGGCTGCCCCGCCCACCCACGGTCGAGGACCTGGAGTACCACCTCGGCACGCTGTTCCCGCCGGTCCGGCCGCGCGGCTACCTGGAGATCCGCTACCTGGACGCGCAGCCCGGCGACGAGTGGATCGCACCGGCCGCGGTCCTGGCCGCGCTGCTCGACGACGCGGTCCTCGACCGGGCCCGGGACCTGGCCGCACCGGCCCGCGACCGCTGGCTCGACGCGGCCCGCGAGGGCCTCGCCCATCCCGAGATCGGCACCGCCGCGTCCCACCTGCTGGACCTGGCCTGCCGGCACCTCTACCGCACCGGCCTGCCCGCGCACCTGCGCGACCGGGTGGCCGGCATCGCCGGGCGGCGCCTGTCCGCCCAACACCGTAAGGAGCCTCAGACATGA
- the egtB gene encoding ergothioneine biosynthesis protein EgtB yields the protein MTRDLRLTVAAELERTRARTEVLTEAVDDADLIRQHSPLMSPLVWDLAHVGNQEELWLVRDVGGRDPVRRDIDELYDAFKHPRRDRPALPLLNPAEARAYVRQVRDKAMDILDTVRMDGRPLVADGFAFGMIVQHEQQHDETMLATHQLRAGAPVLTAPAPPPATAAPRGEVLIPAGPFTMGTDVEPWALDNERPAHRVDLPAYFIDAAPVTNAAYAEFIAAGGYDDPRWWGEDGWAHRTTAGLTAPAHWNRDGETYTRFGRVERIVPDEPVVHVCWYEARAYARWAGRRLPTEAEWEKAARFDPATGRSRRFPWGDDPPESRHANLGQRHLSPAPAGAYPDGASPLGVHQLIGDVWEWTDSDFHGYPGFRAFPYREYSEVFFGPDYKVLRGGSFGTDAAACRGTFRNWDYPIRRQIFSGFRCARDARPEDLG from the coding sequence ATGACGCGAGACCTGCGTTTGACTGTCGCCGCCGAGCTGGAGCGCACCCGCGCCCGCACCGAGGTGCTGACCGAGGCGGTGGACGACGCCGACCTGATCCGGCAGCACTCGCCACTGATGTCGCCGCTGGTCTGGGACCTGGCGCACGTCGGCAACCAGGAGGAGCTATGGCTGGTCCGCGACGTGGGCGGCCGGGACCCGGTCCGGCGCGACATCGACGAGCTCTACGACGCGTTCAAGCACCCGCGCCGCGACCGCCCCGCGCTGCCGCTGCTCAACCCGGCGGAGGCCCGCGCCTACGTCCGGCAGGTCCGGGACAAGGCGATGGACATCCTGGACACGGTACGCATGGACGGGCGCCCGCTGGTGGCGGACGGCTTCGCGTTCGGCATGATCGTCCAGCACGAGCAGCAGCACGACGAGACCATGCTCGCCACCCATCAGCTCCGGGCCGGCGCGCCGGTGCTGACCGCGCCCGCGCCGCCGCCCGCCACCGCCGCACCCCGCGGCGAGGTGCTGATCCCGGCCGGGCCGTTCACCATGGGCACGGACGTGGAGCCGTGGGCGCTGGACAACGAGCGGCCCGCGCACCGGGTGGACCTGCCCGCGTACTTCATCGACGCCGCGCCGGTCACCAACGCGGCGTACGCGGAGTTCATCGCCGCCGGTGGCTACGACGACCCGCGCTGGTGGGGCGAGGACGGGTGGGCGCACCGCACCACGGCCGGGCTGACCGCGCCCGCGCACTGGAACCGGGACGGTGAGACGTACACCCGGTTCGGCCGCGTCGAGCGGATCGTGCCGGACGAGCCGGTGGTGCACGTCTGCTGGTACGAGGCGCGCGCCTACGCCCGCTGGGCCGGGCGCCGCCTGCCGACCGAGGCGGAGTGGGAGAAGGCGGCCCGGTTCGACCCGGCGACCGGCCGGTCCCGCCGCTTCCCGTGGGGCGACGACCCGCCGGAGTCCCGGCACGCCAACCTCGGCCAGCGGCACCTGAGCCCGGCCCCGGCCGGCGCCTACCCGGACGGCGCGTCGCCGCTGGGCGTGCACCAGCTGATCGGCGACGTGTGGGAGTGGACGGACTCGGACTTCCACGGCTATCCGGGCTTCCGGGCGTTCCCGTACCGGGAGTATTCCGAGGTCTTCTTCGGCCCGGACTACAAGGTGCTGCGCGGCGGGTCGTTCGGCACGGACGCGGCCGCCTGCCGGGGCACGTTCCGCAACTGGGACTACCCGATCCGGCGGCAGATCTTCAGCGGCTTCCGGTGCGCGCGCGACGCCCGCCCGGAGGACCTCGGCTGA
- the egtC gene encoding ergothioneine biosynthesis protein EgtC, with protein sequence MCRHLAYLGPAVPLRELLFDAPHALCRQAWAPRDMRGGGTINVDGFGVGWFPDGAAEPVRYRRATPIWSDPSLAALAGATASGAVLAAVRSATVGMPVTEAAAAPFTDGPWLFSHNGKVTGWPDSMTALAERLPVRDLLTLDAPTDSALLWALVRQRLRAGADPGAALRETARAVSAAAPDSRLNLLLTDGRRVAATTRGHALSYVVRRDGVTVSSEPLDDDPGWEEVPPGHLLVATRSALDLTSLEAS encoded by the coding sequence ATGTGCCGCCACCTGGCGTACCTCGGCCCGGCCGTACCGTTGCGGGAACTGCTCTTCGACGCGCCGCACGCGCTGTGCCGTCAGGCGTGGGCGCCGCGCGACATGCGGGGCGGCGGCACGATCAACGTGGACGGTTTCGGCGTCGGCTGGTTCCCGGACGGCGCCGCGGAGCCGGTGCGCTATCGGCGGGCCACGCCGATCTGGTCGGACCCGTCGCTCGCGGCCCTGGCCGGGGCGACGGCGTCCGGCGCGGTGCTCGCGGCCGTGCGCTCCGCGACCGTCGGCATGCCGGTGACCGAGGCCGCCGCCGCGCCGTTCACGGACGGGCCGTGGCTGTTCAGTCACAACGGGAAGGTCACCGGCTGGCCGGACTCGATGACGGCGCTGGCCGAACGGCTGCCGGTGCGCGACCTGCTCACGCTGGACGCGCCGACCGACTCCGCGCTGCTCTGGGCGCTGGTGCGGCAGCGGTTGCGCGCCGGTGCCGATCCGGGCGCGGCGCTGCGCGAGACGGCCCGCGCGGTCAGCGCGGCCGCTCCTGACTCACGACTCAACCTACTGCTGACCGACGGCCGCCGCGTCGCCGCGACGACCCGGGGCCACGCGCTGTCCTACGTGGTACGCCGGGACGGGGTGACGGTCAGCTCCGAGCCGCTCGACGACGACCCCGGCTGGGAAGAGGTGCCGCCCGGCCACCTGCTCGTCGCGACCCGATCCGCGCTGGACCTGACATCGCTGGAGGCATCGTGA
- the egtD gene encoding L-histidine N(alpha)-methyltransferase, with protein MNAPHLEIHLDERDLAAALRADVRTGLTAAPKWLPPKWFYDARGSELFDEITRLPEYYPTRAERSILAARAGEIARITEAKTLVELGSGSSEKTRLLLDALLAHGTLGAFVPLDVSASALADAVARLDTAYPALSVRGIVGDYTRHLHHLPDGGSRMIAFLGGTIGNLPPAERATFLRGVRGVLDPGEWLLLGADLVKGADVLLPAYDDAAGVTADFNRNVLRVINRHLDASFAPERFDHVARWDETHEWIEMRLRAREAMRVPIRALDLTVEFARGEEVRTEISAKFRPDGLRDELAAAGFRIRQRWTDDAGRFTVCLAQASDD; from the coding sequence GTGAACGCACCCCATTTGGAGATCCATCTCGACGAGCGGGACCTGGCCGCCGCACTGCGCGCCGACGTCCGCACCGGCCTGACCGCGGCACCGAAGTGGCTGCCGCCGAAGTGGTTCTACGACGCCCGCGGCAGCGAGCTGTTCGACGAGATCACCCGGCTGCCGGAGTACTACCCGACGCGCGCGGAACGGTCGATCCTGGCGGCCCGGGCCGGCGAGATCGCCCGGATCACGGAGGCGAAGACGCTGGTCGAGCTGGGCTCCGGCTCGTCGGAGAAGACCCGGCTGCTGCTGGACGCGCTGCTGGCCCACGGCACGCTCGGCGCGTTCGTGCCGCTGGACGTGTCCGCGTCCGCGCTCGCCGACGCGGTCGCCCGGCTGGACACGGCGTACCCGGCGCTGTCCGTGCGCGGCATCGTCGGCGACTACACCCGGCACCTGCACCACCTGCCGGACGGCGGCAGCCGGATGATCGCATTCCTCGGCGGTACGATCGGCAACCTGCCGCCCGCGGAACGCGCCACCTTCCTGCGCGGCGTGCGCGGCGTGCTCGACCCGGGGGAGTGGCTGCTGCTCGGCGCCGACCTGGTCAAGGGCGCGGACGTGCTGCTGCCCGCCTACGACGACGCGGCCGGCGTCACGGCGGACTTCAACCGCAACGTGCTCCGCGTGATCAACCGGCACCTGGACGCGTCGTTCGCGCCGGAGCGCTTCGACCACGTGGCGCGCTGGGACGAGACGCACGAGTGGATCGAGATGCGGCTGCGGGCGCGGGAGGCGATGCGGGTGCCGATCCGCGCGCTGGACCTCACGGTCGAGTTCGCCCGCGGCGAGGAGGTCCGCACCGAGATCTCGGCGAAGTTCCGCCCGGACGGCCTGCGGGACGAACTGGCCGCGGCCGGGTTCCGAATCCGCCAGCGGTGGACGGACGACGCCGGGCGGTTCACGGTGTGCCTGGCGCAGGCGTCGGACGACTGA